ATCACCTGCTCTCCATCTGGTGGATGATTTCTGAAGCCGAATTCCAACGACCAAAACGCCGTCCGACGATCAGAGTTTGTGGCTATGTTATGAGGAATTATTATGATGTGGATGGCAAGAAAGGAGGCACCCAAAGTCCACAGCGTTATTTATTAGGCTTATCGTGAGTCGCTTGAACCTATCGTACTGGAAAATAGACTATTATTACCTGTGGAAAGTATATTGCACTGTCTGTATTCTTAGATGTTGTTGTCGATCACAATCTCCAATCAAGCTTAGGAGTGATGGGGGTTAACTCCACCAGCAAGTTGGGTGGCCTAAAATGGTGGGCGTGTCAAAGCTCCACATGTGGGTGGTCGGCACAATAGAAGACACTAAAGAACAAGCAAATCGATCGAGAAAGGCGGAGCACCACATCGTCTTCCACCTCGATTCTGCTCGTGGTGTTGCAGGGTGATAGGGTCATCTTTCGGGGTGCCTGCCTGCAAGCTGTATGATGAAATGCTCAGCGGATTTCTTTGACGACCTCCCTCGGGGACAGAGAGAGCGGTTGGAACAGTAGCAACGTCATGCTGGCTTTGAACAAAGTCCGAACATATGAACGCGATTTAGAATGCGGCACCGCGGATTGTGGTGAGATGCAGAATTCTTGGACTGCCAGCTTCATGTGACTGATAAGAACAAGACAGGAACAAATAACATGGCATGGATTGTACTGTGAAGTGGTTCTCATTTGATGCCCAGTCAAACAAGCACAAGGTTACATACCATTCGATACAATAAATGAAGTACTGTCAGGTTTTGCTTCATAAAAGAAATATCAGTATGACTTTCTTCCATTCTTTTCCTTGCAGCCTCCATTGCCTTCAGAGCCTCCGCTTCCTCTTTAGATATCATCTTCGCTTTCTCATCATccctttttctccttttaacagtCGCTGAAGATTGTGCACGCTTAACAGCTCTGTGTTGAGATAACCAACCCTGGAGCTCCAGCTTCTGCACAACACAATCATTCATCATTCCATCGAAATTGAGAGTGAAACATAATGAAGTTGTGACATTATCGAGGTCCAgagattttgatgttaaaataGGAGAATAACATGATTATTTCAGTTAAAACTTCATCCATTTTTTAATACATCATCATAAGGCCTCCTTTTATAGGGCCAAAATTGTCATGCAACTACAGTAACTCAAAACATAATTGTGACAAGTCAACAAAAATTCAAAGACAAGAGAAACCAAGTTTCCTGAAAATAACTCATCCCATGATTCCAACATTTGCCCTAGTCTACATCTCTTGCACTTTGTGCAAATCATTTTAGAATTCATAGTTGGGCCACCATGACATGTCCAAAATGGAAGTCCCATGGACCTGATCCCCGCTCACCCTGACATTTGGCCATCAAGTTTAACCAGATATGGACCAACTCGATCCTGCTAATAACAATGACATTTTGCATCCACAAACCATTCAAGTCTATACAGTGGATATGGGTTCAGGTTACCAGACAAATAGGGTCAATGTCTGGAATCATCAACATATGAAGATCTCAGTATTGAACTCCTTAGATAGGAGACAAATTTAGATGACTGGTTTGCAGTCTGGCAACCTTACCGTACAATGCGGAGTCAGCTAGTTGATATTACTCGGAATATCATGGTGAGTGAAGGAAAAGGTTTAATAATGTGTCATGCAAGTGACTGTTGACATGGTATGCAAATCAAGTTCTGTGGAAGTAATAGTATGCATGTTGGTTTTCAAAGTTCAGAAGACTAATTTGAGAAGAATATTTGTCTTGTTACCATTTCTAGTTGCAGCTGAACACTGGGCTTCATCTGTAATTGTCTTATTAGATTGTAGTCCATCGCTAGTATCAACTCTCTGGAAAGAAGCCAAATCATTCTGGTAGCTCTTTTTTGCTTTCTGCATGACACATTAAAATATAAAGAATCATCAAAACAAACATTTCAATCATGATAATAACACTAGATTAACATCAATGTCATGGTTCATAAGAAAATTACTGCTTCTATTTCCTTTAGGGCACGTGCTGCTTCTTTTTGTTCCTTCTCCCTGGCAGCGCTCTCCTTTCTCATAGTAGCAAGCCTCTTAGCAACATTGTCCTTGTGGCGCTGACCAAGTTCATGAGTTCTGATGTTCAAAGGGTTGTTTGCAATATAGATCTTGCAGAAATCACACCATTTTTTTCCTTGACTAACCCAATACTGCAAAAAACATGCAGAAAAAGATACCATAAACTGCTTCTGAAATAGTAAGACAGCAATGAAATGACTCTAAGAACCAAGCTCAAATTTTCTTTCACTAGATCGACCACTTTACTGCAATAATCAAAAGAATATTATTGACAAAGGATTCACATAACtcctggcaaaaggagaaaggTGGAACCATAATACTGTTAAGGTGATCAGAAATACTGGTATCCCCATATCTCGAACACTGTTTATCCATCTAAAGATTATTTCTAGTATCAAAAAAAGCATGCAACCATCAGTCTTCTGAATCTCATTTATACCTTCTTCAAAATCAACATATGGTTCAAGATTGTACAGAAGTAATATAACCAGCATCCAGAGGCATGTAAATTTCAAAACGAATAATTTGCCCCCAATTGTTTTTGCAAGAAATCAGTGACTGTTCCTCCAGTACACATATCAAAACGGCATCATCAAGTTCCTTATCTCATTTGCCACTCAAGAAAGAGATAAACCAAAAGAAGATTACCATCATCATCATTCTAAACATCAGATTATTCCAGAAATGTTATTTCACATCGAAGCTTTTGCACCGTTCCTCTATGCCCCTTCCATAGAGTGAGACAAAGAACCCTAATTTGAAAAAATAGACCAATCGAGAGCGGTTACCTCCGTCATGCTGGAAACGATCAGGACCGAGTTCTCGAGGAGAAAGGGCGAGCTCTGGCGATCGCAGTTCCTTTCCGGCAAGAGTCTCGATCGAGGTTTATGAATATATCAAAAACTGTTAACGGATCGGATCGAGTCGGATCGTCAATATACAATCCGAGCTTATTCAGATGTGGGACCATTGATGGAGATTGGGTTCGTTAAACCCAAACGTCCCTCGCCCAACCCGATCGATGGACCCAATTGAGCCGGCTTTGTAGAACCTAAATCGGGTTTGGGCCGGGAGGTCCCAACTCGACCGTAATAATAAGGTAGGGTCCGAACCGGACCAATTCAGTAATATGTATTATACATAATTAAAAgctcgttatatatatatatatatatatatatatatatatatatatatatataaaaggaagTGCAAAGGTAATACTTGGATAAGAGAACCTACCGAATGGTCATTTGGATTAATGATGGTGTGTGTGCATAAGCTGATTTATTAAGAGCAGCACTGAAAATAGTAACTGCAAAAATTGCATAAAGTGAATTTTTGTTGCATTAATCCCTCTGAATTTTGAGTTAATATATTATATCTTTATTTGGGATTCATCATCTTCCTTGAACATTCAAATAAAAGGCACATTACAGAGAGCATTGTTAAAGACCTGCAAACAGCTTCTACCTGATTTATATATATTCACAGTGGTTACTGTGAATATAAAAACTAAATATTACAAGCAAATAGAAAATAGTATGAGTTTATATGAAGAAGTGAATAATTGCAACATTCAGGAACTTCAGAAGCCTCAAGATATGTGGATGAACATAGTACTAGACACAACTATCAGACTGTTCAAGATAACACCAGTTTGACATTAGCTAGCAGTTCCATATCAATCACAATCTAAAATCTGTgactgattctgaagatactacGAAGCCTTTCTCAATTTGAAGTATAGACACTATATCATAGAGATTGGGTAATACAATACCTCTCCTTACTTTTTACCTCCCCCCACATATGCAACCTGACATATGTTGGCATGATCTTCAGAGAATGGAGATAAATTCCTTCTGAATAAGATAGAAATATCTCAGCCTGACTGAACAGATGAAAACTATAAATAGGAGACATATGGTGAGTGTAATACAATGAAGAAGTACCTGTAAATGAGTCTCCTTTACTCTGCCATCCTTGTTTGTTTGCTGATAACCCACAAACCAAGGTTTGGGTGTTGAACATGAAAACAGAGTGGATGATGGAACATGCAGTTTTGACATGATGATGTAGTGCAAAATTGTGATTGATTGAGCAATCAAGATATGTACTGCATCAAGAGTCATGGTTCTAAATGGCATTAATCAACCACAGGTACCAAAACTCAATGGGTGAAGGCCTTGTGATGCTTGTTCTAATCCTAGGAGCTCTGGTTCTAGTTGAAAATGACCACACACATGATCAATATTTTGCACTCCCTTACCCAATAAATGAGGCACTCAAGGATGTTGTATACCTTACATGACAAACAACAAGAAGTTGCATAACATCATTCTTATAAATTAAGTGGTGAATGAATCAATAGTTGGGAAGAATTCAAAGTCCAAGACAGCAAGGGAGAACCCAGATCTCTTAGAGGTGATTACAAAAGAGGGCATATCTCCAGACACCTAAGGAGACAACGACGAATTTAAAATGAGCATAGTAAATTGTTCGCCAACTATTTTCGTCGGGTGATCTTTGTATCTGATTTTATGTGATTCATAAAGCAAATCAAAGATAAGAAACTATTGAAAAACATTCAGAAATCTAATCACCAACTGATCATATGATACAAAGTCCCAAGGATTATAATGAACTAAAAAATAAAGGTTCAATAGAAACCCTTCAAACCCATAAAAATATTTTGAACCAGAGACAGGGATCATTACCAACAATTCAGCAAGCTTGCAAATCTAACAATTGCAAAAAAGTGCTCTTTATAGTTAATTGCCATGATTTTATTCACGCTAAGCTTCAAACAATTGCCTTCAATCAAACATGTGGAGATGTTGTTTTGTCTAGTCAACGTCAAGCTAAATAAGCATTGCAGACAAGGATGACAACAACAAGAACCACAAGAGGCCAGCAAAACATTCTACAAGCAATAAAACATTCTACAAGCAATACTATACAGACAAGAAGTTTGCCAAAAGCACAAGCGAGACAAGTTTCTGATGATGCTCAAGGTTGAATTGACGCAGTTAATGTCAGTCGAGGAAATGGGTTGGCAAAACACAGGCTTTTTTCCTCACCTGTCAATACTTCACCTTGCTCCTGACCCAAGCTTCTGCTGTCGCTCATAGAGATCCTCCGCCAATGCCTGTCTCAAGCTCTCACCCATATAGTGAAGAGATCGTTCACTCTCCACCAGGCTGGCCGGCTGCGGACTCTCGGGCGGATCCCGCCACATGTACCTCCCTTCGTCTTCCGGCTCCTTGGCGAATTGACACATATTGTGCAGAACCACGCATGCGACCACCGTCTGGGCCGCATGATCAAGCCCTACGTTGAGGTTCCGAAGTATCTTCCATCTTCCCTTGAGCAACCCGATAGCAGCCTCCACCGACGCTGCGCGACCTTTAGCCAGAGCAGAATCGAATGCCTCCAGTGCGGGGGCACTCGAAGTGGCCGCCGACGAGGACGACGAGAAGGGAGTGAGGAGGAAGGGGAGAAGGGGGTAGGAGGAGTCCCCGACGAGGTAGGGGCGCACGTGCTGGCCGCGGACGGAGATGACGTGGTCCCGAAGGGGGAGGGCGCCGCTGCTGCCATTGTTGTCGAGGAGGAGGCGGTAGAGGCTGCTGTCTCGGAGGTGGGAGGCAGGGTCCGAGGAACCAGGGGCGCGGACGCAGGCGTCCCAGAAGACCTTGCGGTGGTCGGCAACGGCCTGGAGAAGGATAGAGGGGAAGGAACGGCTGGGGGATCGGAGGAGGTCGGTACCGGGTTCGGGGGCGGAATTGGGGTGCGAAGGGTTGGGATGAGGGGCTTGCCGGAGGCGTAGACGGACGGGGGAGGAGGCGATGGCGGCGGCGAGGTTGGGGAGCGCGGTGATGTCCTTGAAGGACTGGAGGGTGGAGAGGAGGTGGTCGGGGTTGGCGGGGAGTGTGACGTAGCGGGGGTAGAGGCGAGTAGAAAGGAGGCGGGTGAGGGCGTGGGTGCATCGGGAGACGAGGGCTGGGGGGAGGGAGAGGGAGCGGGCGAGGGAGCGGGACGAGAGGCCGCGGGAGAGGCGGGCGAGGGCAACGGAGAAGGCTCGGTCGAGAGGGAGCGACGAGGGAAAGGCGGCAGAGG
This DNA window, taken from Musa acuminata AAA Group cultivar baxijiao chromosome BXJ3-7, Cavendish_Baxijiao_AAA, whole genome shotgun sequence, encodes the following:
- the LOC135642919 gene encoding zinc finger protein ZOP1-like; translated protein: MTEYWVSQGKKWCDFCKIYIANNPLNIRTHELGQRHKDNVAKRLATMRKESAAREKEQKEAARALKEIEAKAKKSYQNDLASFQRVDTSDGLQSNKTITDEAQCSAATRNDLNGLWMQNVIVISRIELKLELQGWLSQHRAVKRAQSSATVKRRKRDDEKAKMISKEEAEALKAMEAARKRMEESHTDISFMKQNLTVLHLLYRMSHEAGSPRILHLTTIRGAAF
- the LOC103992267 gene encoding protein ALP1-like translates to MDDPSLLLMLSSLLHLHTYLDPTSSSNPPSSSAAAASSAAAPLLFFAIASVLSYASSTLRHRRSRRRRRRRSSSSPSPPPPPPPPRSVASPSTGFFFLSSDRILSLEPSARDARFRSLYGVSHPVFETLLKNLRHLDASAAFPSSLPLDRAFSVALARLSRGLSSRSLARSLSLPPALVSRCTHALTRLLSTRLYPRYVTLPANPDHLLSTLQSFKDITALPNLAAAIASSPVRLRLRQAPHPNPSHPNSAPEPGTDLLRSPSRSFPSILLQAVADHRKVFWDACVRAPGSSDPASHLRDSSLYRLLLDNNGSSGALPLRDHVISVRGQHVRPYLVGDSSYPLLPFLLTPFSSSSSAATSSAPALEAFDSALAKGRAASVEAAIGLLKGRWKILRNLNVGLDHAAQTVVACVVLHNMCQFAKEPEDEGRYMWRDPPESPQPASLVESERSLHYMGESLRQALAEDLYERQQKLGSGAR